A genomic window from Serratia liquefaciens includes:
- the rhtC gene encoding threonine export protein RhtC, protein MLMLFLTVALVHLIALMSPGPDFFFVSQTAASRSRREAMMGVVGISLGIVVWAGVALMGLHLILQKMAWLHQVIMVGGGIYLCWMGWQLLRSARSQNAQSAPVPEVKVALPKPGRSFIRGFLTNLSNPKAVIYFGSVFSLFVGDDVGAGARWGLFLLIIAETFVWFSLVAVVFALPAMRRGYQRLAKWIDGLAGVLFTGFGLHLIFTR, encoded by the coding sequence ATGCTGATGTTGTTTCTGACCGTGGCGCTGGTGCACCTGATTGCGTTAATGAGCCCGGGGCCGGATTTCTTTTTTGTTTCGCAAACCGCCGCCAGCCGTTCACGCCGTGAGGCGATGATGGGGGTGGTGGGGATCTCGCTGGGCATCGTCGTCTGGGCGGGCGTGGCGCTGATGGGTCTGCACCTGATCCTGCAAAAAATGGCCTGGCTGCATCAGGTTATCATGGTAGGCGGTGGAATTTACCTGTGCTGGATGGGCTGGCAACTGCTGCGCTCCGCACGCTCTCAGAATGCGCAATCTGCACCTGTACCGGAAGTGAAAGTGGCCCTGCCGAAGCCTGGCCGCAGCTTTATTCGTGGCTTTTTGACCAACCTGTCAAACCCGAAAGCGGTTATCTATTTCGGCAGCGTGTTTTCACTGTTTGTCGGTGACGACGTCGGTGCCGGCGCACGTTGGGGGTTGTTCCTGTTGATCATCGCCGAGACTTTTGTCTGGTTCAGCTTAGTGGCCGTGGTGTTTGCGCTGCCGGCAATGCGCCGTGGCTATCAACGCTTGGCGAAGTGGATTGACGGATTGGCGGGCGTCTTGTTCACCGGTTTCGGTTTGCACCTGATCTTTACCCGTTGA
- the rhtB gene encoding homoserine/homoserine lactone efflux protein has translation MTLDWWLTYLLTTLILSLSPGSGAINTMSTGISHGYRGAAASIAGLQVGLSLHILLVGIGLGALISQSLMAFELLKWLGAAYLVWLGIQQWRAAGSLDLHTLAGTLPRRRLFRRAVLVNLTNPKSIVFLAALFPQFILPNQPQAEQYVVLGVTTVVVDIIVMIGYATLATRIAGWLKTPRQMQLLNRIFGSLFILVAGLLATAKKA, from the coding sequence ATGACTTTGGACTGGTGGCTAACCTACCTGCTGACAACCCTTATCCTCAGCCTGTCACCCGGCTCTGGGGCGATCAACACCATGAGCACCGGCATCAGCCACGGTTATCGTGGGGCAGCAGCCTCGATCGCCGGGCTGCAGGTCGGGCTGAGCCTGCATATCCTGCTGGTGGGCATTGGCCTGGGGGCGCTGATCTCGCAGTCGCTGATGGCTTTTGAATTGCTGAAATGGCTGGGTGCCGCTTATCTGGTGTGGCTCGGTATTCAGCAGTGGCGCGCCGCCGGTTCGCTGGACTTGCATACGCTGGCCGGTACCCTGCCGCGCCGCCGTCTGTTTCGCCGTGCCGTGCTGGTAAATCTGACCAACCCGAAAAGCATCGTTTTTCTGGCCGCGCTGTTTCCGCAGTTTATTTTGCCCAATCAGCCCCAGGCCGAACAGTATGTGGTGCTTGGCGTCACCACGGTGGTAGTGGATATCATCGTGATGATTGGCTACGCCACTTTGGCGACCCGTATTGCCGGTTGGCTGAAGACCCCACGCCAGATGCAACTGCTGAACCGCATCTTCGGCTCGTTGTTCATTCTGGTCGCAGGACTGCTGGCCACGGCAAAGAAGGCCTGA
- the pldB gene encoding lysophospholipase L2 — MTSFTLSTDDWLKRETQFAAFATGPLLDFWRLREEGEFIGVGGVPIRFVRFRSARHQRVVVVSPGRIESYVKYPEVAYDLFQCGYDVMILDHRGQGRSGRLLADTHRGHVINFSDYVDDFTQFYQQEVKPRGYRQSFALAHSMGGAILAQFLVRQPQAFDAAAFCAPMFGIYLPMPGWMANRILNWAEKHPAVRDYYAIGTGQWRPLPYVVNVLTHSRERYRRCLRYYADYPELQVGGPTYHWVRESLQAGRDIIAQAANITTPLLLLQAGEDRVVDNRSHQAFCQALSEAGHPCEGGKPQVIEGARHEILFERDAMRAEALNAILRFFAQHLGGTPTADHSIRG; from the coding sequence ATGACGTCGTTTACTCTCAGCACCGATGACTGGTTAAAGCGTGAAACGCAGTTTGCTGCTTTCGCCACCGGCCCGCTGCTGGATTTTTGGCGGCTGCGTGAGGAGGGCGAGTTCATCGGCGTTGGCGGCGTACCCATCCGCTTCGTACGATTCCGTTCTGCGCGTCATCAGCGGGTGGTGGTGGTAAGCCCCGGCCGCATCGAAAGTTACGTGAAATATCCTGAAGTTGCCTACGATCTGTTTCAGTGCGGCTACGATGTGATGATCCTGGATCACCGCGGGCAAGGCCGTTCCGGCCGTTTGCTGGCAGATACCCACCGCGGTCATGTGATAAACTTCAGCGATTACGTCGACGATTTCACCCAGTTTTATCAGCAGGAAGTTAAGCCGCGTGGTTATCGGCAAAGCTTTGCGCTGGCGCACTCGATGGGGGGCGCGATCCTGGCGCAATTCCTGGTACGTCAGCCGCAGGCCTTTGACGCTGCCGCGTTTTGTGCGCCCATGTTCGGCATTTATCTACCGATGCCGGGTTGGATGGCGAATCGCATTCTTAACTGGGCGGAGAAGCACCCGGCGGTGCGTGATTACTATGCGATAGGCACCGGCCAGTGGCGGCCACTGCCGTACGTGGTTAACGTATTGACCCACAGTCGTGAACGCTATCGGCGTTGCTTGCGCTATTACGCCGATTATCCCGAGCTGCAGGTGGGGGGGCCCACTTACCATTGGGTGCGAGAAAGTCTCCAGGCCGGTCGGGATATCATCGCTCAGGCGGCTAACATCACCACGCCGCTATTGTTATTGCAGGCCGGAGAGGATCGGGTGGTCGACAACCGCTCTCATCAGGCTTTTTGTCAGGCATTGTCAGAAGCGGGGCACCCTTGCGAAGGGGGAAAACCGCAGGTTATCGAAGGCGCACGGCATGAGATCCTGTTTGAGCGGGACGCGATGCGCGCCGAAGCACTGAACGCAATCCTGCGTTTCTTTGCTCAACACTTAGGTGGTACCCCAACCGCCGACCACTCCATCAGAGGTTAG
- the yigL gene encoding sugar/pyridoxal phosphate phosphatase YigL, whose translation MYHVVASDLDGTLLSPDHTLSPYAKETLKLLTQRGVHFVFATGRHHIDVAQIRDNLDISAFMITSNGARVHNTDGELIFSHNLAEDIARDLYGMLHNDADITTNVYRNDDWYINRESPEQKEFFQESIFQYQLFEPGLLETDGVCKVYFTCDDHEKLLPLEDAINARWGDRVNVSFSFPTCLEVMAGGVSKGHALEEVAKIIGYTLKECIAFGDGMNDLEMLSMAGKGCIMRDAHQRLKDKLPELEVIGSNVDDAVPHYLRKMFLG comes from the coding sequence ATGTATCACGTCGTCGCTTCCGATTTAGATGGCACGCTGCTGTCACCTGACCACACCTTGTCCCCGTACGCCAAAGAGACCTTGAAGCTGCTGACCCAGCGCGGCGTTCATTTTGTTTTTGCTACCGGGCGTCACCATATCGACGTTGCGCAGATCCGCGATAACCTCGACATCAGCGCCTTTATGATCACTTCCAACGGCGCTCGCGTGCACAACACCGACGGTGAGCTGATTTTCAGCCATAACCTGGCCGAAGACATTGCCCGCGATCTTTACGGTATGCTGCATAACGATGCCGATATCACCACCAACGTTTACCGTAACGACGACTGGTACATCAACCGGGAAAGTCCTGAACAGAAAGAGTTTTTCCAGGAATCCATTTTCCAGTACCAGTTGTTCGAACCGGGCCTGTTGGAAACTGACGGCGTGTGCAAGGTGTACTTCACCTGCGACGATCACGAAAAGCTGCTGCCGCTGGAAGATGCCATCAATGCGCGCTGGGGCGATCGGGTTAACGTCAGTTTCTCGTTCCCAACCTGTCTGGAAGTGATGGCGGGTGGCGTGTCAAAAGGGCATGCGTTGGAAGAAGTGGCCAAGATCATCGGTTATACGTTGAAAGAGTGCATCGCCTTCGGCGACGGCATGAACGACCTGGAAATGCTGTCGATGGCCGGCAAAGGCTGCATCATGCGCGACGCGCATCAGCGCCTGAAAGATAAACTGCCTGAGCTGGAAGTCATAGGCTCCAACGTCGACGACGCGGTGCCGCATTACCTGCGCAAAATGTTCCTGGGCTGA
- the glpQ gene encoding glycerophosphodiester phosphodiesterase, protein MRTQVKALLTGIILATSMVSAAQAADKVVIAHRGASGYLPEHTLPAKAMAYAQGADFLEQDLVMTKDNELVVLHDHYLDRVTDVAERFPDRARKDGRYYAIDFTLPEIKSLKFTEGFEIENGKKVQGYPGRFPMGKSDFRVHTFQEEIEFVQGLNHSTGKNIGIYPEIKAPWFHKQEGKDISSKVLAVLKQYGYTGKGDNVYLQCFDANELKRIKTELEPKMGMDLKLIQLIAYNKWQETYEQRADGKWVEYDYDWMFKPGAMKQIAQYADGIGPDYHMLVVAEKSKPGKVVLTDMVKEAHANKLAVHPFTIRADALPDYVTDVHQLYDVIYNQAGVDGVFTDFPDKGVQFLQKQGQHK, encoded by the coding sequence ATGCGGACTCAAGTCAAAGCCCTGCTGACAGGGATTATCCTGGCCACCTCAATGGTCAGCGCTGCACAAGCCGCCGACAAGGTGGTGATTGCCCACCGTGGCGCCAGCGGTTATCTGCCGGAACACACGCTGCCAGCGAAAGCCATGGCCTACGCGCAAGGTGCGGACTTCCTTGAACAAGATCTGGTGATGACCAAGGACAACGAGCTGGTGGTGTTGCATGACCACTACCTCGATCGCGTCACCGACGTAGCCGAGCGTTTCCCGGACCGCGCGCGCAAAGACGGCCGTTATTACGCCATCGACTTTACGCTGCCTGAAATCAAGTCGCTGAAGTTCACCGAAGGTTTTGAGATCGAAAATGGCAAGAAGGTGCAGGGCTACCCGGGTCGTTTCCCGATGGGTAAATCCGACTTCCGCGTCCATACCTTCCAGGAAGAGATCGAATTTGTGCAGGGGCTGAATCATTCAACCGGCAAAAACATCGGTATTTACCCGGAAATCAAAGCGCCGTGGTTCCACAAGCAGGAAGGCAAAGACATTTCCAGCAAAGTGCTGGCAGTACTCAAGCAGTATGGCTACACCGGCAAGGGCGATAACGTTTATCTGCAATGCTTCGATGCCAACGAGCTGAAGCGGATTAAAACCGAGCTGGAACCGAAAATGGGCATGGATCTGAAACTGATCCAACTGATTGCCTACAACAAATGGCAGGAAACCTATGAGCAGAGAGCCGACGGCAAATGGGTGGAATACGACTATGACTGGATGTTCAAACCGGGCGCGATGAAGCAGATCGCCCAGTATGCCGACGGTATCGGGCCGGACTACCACATGCTGGTGGTGGCGGAAAAATCCAAGCCGGGCAAGGTGGTCTTGACCGACATGGTGAAAGAAGCGCATGCCAACAAGTTGGCGGTGCACCCATTCACCATCCGCGCTGATGCGCTGCCAGACTACGTGACCGACGTGCATCAGCTGTATGACGTGATTTACAACCAGGCAGGCGTGGATGGCGTATTCACCGACTTCCCTGACAAGGGCGTGCAATTCCTGCAAAAGCAGGGCCAGCACAAGTAA